A genomic window from Anoplolepis gracilipes chromosome 6, ASM4749672v1, whole genome shotgun sequence includes:
- the LOC140667117 gene encoding integrator complex subunit 12 — protein sequence MTQLELDPQFTQGLRLLHSTNKDSAEQLRALLDEAIKQKYGPSKMLSNVLHKKYMMEEPVLSDHSSSSSKKSKSSSSSKHSSKSSKNSSPVNLPARDTPPDILQTDDTLALEILEDDLTCVICKGMDVGARNRLVECQECHSLYHQECHVPHILDSQIDVPKQVWYCSNCSKSQVSKDRSSPKTVIESKSKEQKKPSSNTGAKVTPNIHIISADKRLKDMMKKAKQDKRNTGTATSSKNSSSNTSALSSIKSSQDKLLYKIKSGVE from the exons ATGACTCAACTGGAATTAGATCCACAATTTACGCAGGGACTACGCCTTTTGCACTCCACTAACAAGGATTCTGCTGAACAATTGCGAGCTCTGTTAGATGAGGCGATTAAACAAAAGTATGGACCATCCAAAATGCTCTCCAATGTGCTACACAAGAAG TACATGATGGAAGAACCAGTATTGAGCGATCACAGTAGCAGTAGCAGTAAGAAAAGCAAAAGCTCCAGCTCGTCTAAGCATTCGAGTAAATCCAGCAAAAATAGTTCTCCTGTTAATCTACCAGCACGCGATACACCACCAGACATCCTGCAGACAGACGATACTCTAGCGCTAGAAATTCTAGAGGATGATCTGACATGTGTCATTTGTAAAGGGATGGATGTTGGAGCGAGAAATAGGCTTGTAGAGTGTCAAGAGTGTCATTCTTTATATCATCAGGAATGCCATGTTCCGCATATTTTGGATTCGCAAATAGATGTGCCAAAACAAGTATGGTACTGTTCTAATTGTTCAAAATCTCAG gtTTCGAAAGACCGAAGTTCGCCAAAAACTGTGATAGAAAGCAAATCCAAAGAACAGAAAAAGCCGAGCTCAA ACACTGGAGCTAAAGTGACAccaaatattcatattataagcGCGGATAAAAGACTGAAAGACATGATGAAGAAGGCCAAGCAAGACAAACGAAACACAGGTACTGCCACAAGTTCAAAGAACTCTTCATCAAATACATCTGCGCTATCCTCGATTAAATCTTCTcaggataaattattatacaagataAAATCAGGGGTAGAGTAA